Within Xanthomonas theicola, the genomic segment CAGCAGCGTTGCCGGACCCCAGTTCGCGTGCGGGGTGTACAGGCGCCGCTCGATCCAGTCGTCCGGAGCGCCCTTGCCGTACTGCTCGATGTCGCCGCGCACGGCGCGCGCCTCGCGGTACAGCTCCACGCCGCGCCAGAACACGCGGCCGATGCCCTTGGTCTGCGGGCTGTGCGGGTCGTCCTCGGTCTCCACCTTGGCGTGGTGCTTGCGATGGATCGCCACCCACTCCTTGGTGATCATCGAGGTGGTGAACCAGGTCCAGAAGCGAAAGAAGTGCGACAGCAACGGATGGAAATCGACACCGCGGTGCGCCTGGCTGCGGTGCAGGTACAGGGTCACTGCGAAGATGGTCAGCTGGGTGAACACCAGCAGCACCGCCACCATGCCCCACCAGCCGACGTCGAGCAGGCCGAAGCGGAGGAAATCGAGGATCGCGTCGGACATTGCCAGAACTCCGGGCCGGTAAAGGCGTGCGCCAATTTGTACGGGAAGACATGATGGGGGCAGTGGCGGCAAACTTCACCCATCGCCTGCGCACGGTATTCAGCCGCTGCGCGCTCTCGATCACAAAACGGTTTCACTTCCATGTCCGTCGCCGTACCCGATGCAACCTCCGTGCCAGCGGACGCGCCGCTGATCGAACTGGACCGCGCCAGCGTGGTGCGCAGCCAGGTGCGCGTGCTGCACGAACTGAGCCTGCGCATCGCGCTCGGCCAGCACACCGCGATCCTCGGCCCGAACGGCTGCGGCAAGTCCTCGTTCATCAAGCTGATCACGCGCGAGCTGTATCCGCTGGCGCGCGCCGGCGAAGAGGCCCCGGTGCGGGTGCTGGGACACAGCCGCTGGCAGGTGGACCGGCTGCGCAACCAGCTGGGCATCGTCACCGGAGACCTCAGCGTCAATCTCGCCGACATGCCCGGGCTGGACGTGGAGCGCGCGGTGCTGTCCGGCTTCTTCGCCAGCTATGTGGTGCCGCCGCATCGCGAGGTGAGCGAAGCCATGCGCGATCGCGCGCGCGAGGCGCTGCAGCTGGCGCAGGCGTTGCCGCTGCTGCAGCGGCCCTATGCCGAGCTGTCCGCAGGCGAGACCCGGCGCGTGCTGATCGCACGTGCGCTGGTCAACCGGCCGCAGGCGCTGCTGCTGGACGAACCAAGCACCGGGCTGGACCTGATCGCGCGCCAGCACCTGCTGACCACGATGCGCGGACTCGCCCGCCAGGGCATCACCCTGGTGCTGGCGACCCACCACATCGAGGAGATCGTGCCCGAGATCGAGCGGGTGATCCTG encodes:
- a CDS encoding ABC transporter ATP-binding protein, with protein sequence MSVAVPDATSVPADAPLIELDRASVVRSQVRVLHELSLRIALGQHTAILGPNGCGKSSFIKLITRELYPLARAGEEAPVRVLGHSRWQVDRLRNQLGIVTGDLSVNLADMPGLDVERAVLSGFFASYVVPPHREVSEAMRDRAREALQLAQALPLLQRPYAELSAGETRRVLIARALVNRPQALLLDEPSTGLDLIARQHLLTTMRGLARQGITLVLATHHIEEIVPEIERVILLRGGHVYADGGRAELLADAPLSAVFGGPVRVRRDGAIYSASAAAE